A section of the Malania oleifera isolate guangnan ecotype guangnan chromosome 2, ASM2987363v1, whole genome shotgun sequence genome encodes:
- the LOC131148605 gene encoding protein TPX2 isoform X3 gives MALIEDSSGMMIDEAYEFSAPRFFDFIDGESEEDVRKAELWFQTALSYAPSPCMPKIKAGRSVNIEGLCDFSKADDQFQKSSESSGSTANNSPSKTKPQTEPTKTDIVEQGKSTGKTKIEDSANVVSAEEDKKDVCTQENGSVLTGRVSSTVKIDVANDTKSTSSVKEGLEACTPKLPAVSQKRNPLPTDSKKQEAARRIASSVKNPSALKPKKQLSQVKGIKPAIVNRDNNAKNTAGTPNLAQENQAIKRQKLEGGRSRQILNVKPQNFPHKSRMGRMGSSSSSLCPSTAKTRKEDRKVYVREPAVPFISMAEMMKKFQSSTRDVSLPRMNNSLSHSKPKLTLTRPKEPELETAQRVRSTRVKSSAELEEEMMAKIPKFKARPLNKKILEAPTLPSLPRTTPQLPEFQEFHLETTARANQNAETSTVASTEASRQNQWKPHLTEPKTPLLQTSLRARPPRVKSTSELEQEELEKVPKFKARPLNKRIFESRGDLGMFSNTKQHVTIPQEFHFATDERIPQPITVADIFDKLSLNSESRHSIQIPRTTMPNPFHLHTDERGAEKEKKFVMDVMQKQLEEERARIPKATPYPYTTDYPVVPPKPEPKQCTKPEPFQLESLVRHEEEMQREMEERQRMEREKAQMRMFRAQPILKDFFCRDPIPVPDLVRKPLTQVQEFNLHVDHRAVDRAEFDKKIKEKELMYKRYREETESAKMIEEEKALKQLRRTMVPHARPVPNFGHPFLPQKSTKETTKAKSPNLRVKRRERRKAMGTFTAASSAAAQMR, from the exons ATGGCGTTGATAGAAGACTCCAGCGGCATGATGATTGATGAGGCATACGAGTTCTCGGCGCCTCGATTCTTTGATTTCATCGATGGGGAGTCCGAGGAGGATGTGCGCAAGGCGGAGCTTTGGTTCCAGACCGCCCTCAGCTACGCTCCTTCCC CTTGTATGCCTAAGATCAAGGCTGGGAGATCTGTGAATATTGAAGGCTTATGTGATTTTAGTAAAGCAGACGACCAATTCCAAAAG TCATCTGAATCATCAGGTTCAACGGCTAATAATAGTCCCTCCAAAACCAAGCCCCAGACCGAGCCCACGaaaactgatatagtggaacaAGGAAAGAGCACTGGCAAGACGAAAATAGAAGACAGTGCCAATGTG GTTTCTGCCGAGGAAGATAAGAAGGATGTCTGCACTCAGGAAAATGGAAG TGTTTTAACGGGAAGAGTTTCCTCAACTGTGAAGATTGATGTGGCTAATGATACGAAGAGCACCTCTTCTGTCAAAG AAGGATTAGAGGCATGCACTCCAAAATTGCCGGCGGTTTCACAGAAGAGAAACCCACTACCAACTGATTCAAAGAAACAAGAGGCAGCCAGAAGGATAGCGAGTTCTGTTAAAAATCCATCAGCCCTGAAGCCGAAAAAACAGTTATCACAAGTCAAAGGCATCAAACCAGCCATTGTGAATAG AGATAACAATGCAAAAAATACTGCTGGCACTCCAAACTTGGCTCAAGAGAACCAGGCAATTAAGCGACAGAAGCTGGAAGGAGGAAGATCTAGACAG ATTCTTAATGTCAAACCTCAAAATTTTCCCCACAAATCAAGAATGGGTCGAATGGGCAGCTCTTCCAGTAGTCTATGCCCGTCAACTGCTAAGACCCGTAAAGAGGACAGAAAG GTTTATGTTCGAGAACCAGCAGTTCCATTTATTTCAATGGCAGAAATGATGAAGAAGTTCCAATCGAGTACGAGAGATGTATCACTGCCTCGCATGAACAATTCTCTTTCACAT AGCAAGCCCAAACTAACATTGACGAGGCCTAAGGAACCTGAACTTGAAACAGCTCAACGCGTTCGTTCCACTAGGGTAAAGAGTTCTGCTGAGCTTGAGGAAGAGATGATGGCCAAAATTCCCAAATTTAAAGCTCGACCATTGAATAAGAAG ATTCTCGAAGCCCCGACTTTACCTTCGCTACCAAGAACTACACCCCAACTACCAGAGTTTCAG GAATTTCATTTAGAAACAACAGCAAGGGCCAACCAGAATGCAGAAACATCCACAGTTGCATCAACAGAAGCTTCTCGTCAG AATCAATGGAAACCTCATCTGACTGAACCTAAAACCCCTCTACTGCAGACATCATTGAGAGCGCGTCCACCCAGAGTAAAGAGTACTTCTGAACTTGAGCAGGAGGAACTTGAAAAAGTTCCAAAATTTAAGGCTCGGCCTTTAAATAAGAGG ATATTTGAAAGTAGAGGAGATTTGGGGATGTTTTCAAACACAAAACAGCATGTGACCATACCTCAAGAATTCCATTTTGCAACAGATGAAAGAATTCCACAGCCAATAACTGTAGCTGATATTTTTGACAAG CTTTCATTGAATTCAGAATCTCGTCATAGCATTCAGATTCCAAGAACTACGATGCCAAATCCATTCCACCTCCACACTGAT GAAAGGGGagcagagaaagaaaagaaatttgtTATGGACGTCATGCAGAAACAGTTGGAAGAAGAAAGAGCTAGGATCCCCAAGGCCACTCCCTATCCGTACACCACTGATTATCCAGtg GTTCCCCCAAAACCAGAACCCAAGCAATGCACCAAACCAGAACCTTTCCAATTGGAGAGTCTGGTGAGGCATGAAGAGGAAATGCAGAGGGAAATGGAAGAAAGGCAGAGAATGGAGAGAGAAAAAGCCCAGATGAGGATGTTTAGGGCACAACCTATTTTGAAAGA CTTCTTCTGCAGGGACCCAATTCCAGTTCCAGATTTAGTACGCAAACCCCTCACTCAGGTTCAAGAATTTAACCTCCATGTCGATCATAGAGCTGTAGATAGAGCAGAATTCGACAAAAAG ATCAAGGAGAAAGAATTGATGTATAAGCGATACAGAGAGGAGACTGAGTCCGCAAAGATG ATTGAGGAAGAGAAAGCATTAAAGCAGTTGAGGAGGACAATGGTGCCGCATGCAAGACCAGTGCCTAATTTTGGCCATCCTTTCCTCCCACAAAA GTCAACTAAGGAAACAACCAAAGCAAAGTCTCCAAATTTGAGGGTaaaaaggagagagaggagaaaagCGATGGGCACTTTCACTGCAGCATCCAGTGCCGCTGCTCAAATGAGATGA
- the LOC131148605 gene encoding protein TPX2 isoform X1 — protein sequence MALIEDSSGMMIDEAYEFSAPRFFDFIDGESEEDVRKAELWFQTALSYAPSPCMPKIKAGRSVNIEGLCDFSKADDQFQKSSESSGSTANNSPSKTKPQTEPTKTDIVEQGKSTGKTKIEDSANVVSAEEDKKDVCTQENGSVLTGRVSSTVKIDVANDTKSTSSVKEGLEACTPKLPAVSQKRNPLPTDSKKQEAARRIASSVKNPSALKPKKQLSQVKGIKPAIVNRDNNAKNTAGTPNLAQENQAIKRQKLEGGRSRQILNVKPQNFPHKSRMGRMGSSSSSLCPSTAKTRKEDRKVYVREPAVPFISMAEMMKKFQSSTRDVSLPRMNNSLSHDDAASIMQSKPKLTLTRPKEPELETAQRVRSTRVKSSAELEEEMMAKIPKFKARPLNKKILEAPTLPSLPRTTPQLPEFQEFHLETTARANQNAETSTVASTEASRQNQWKPHLTEPKTPLLQTSLRARPPRVKSTSELEQEELEKVPKFKARPLNKRIFESRGDLGMFSNTKQHVTIPQEFHFATDERIPQPITVADIFDKLSLNSESRHSIQIPRTTMPNPFHLHTDERGAEKEKKFVMDVMQKQLEEERARIPKATPYPYTTDYPVVPPKPEPKQCTKPEPFQLESLVRHEEEMQREMEERQRMEREKAQMRMFRAQPILKDFFCRDPIPVPDLVRKPLTQVQEFNLHVDHRAVDRAEFDKKIKEKELMYKRYREETESAKMIEEEKALKQLRRTMVPHARPVPNFGHPFLPQKSTKETTKAKSPNLRVKRRERRKAMGTFTAASSAAAQMR from the exons ATGGCGTTGATAGAAGACTCCAGCGGCATGATGATTGATGAGGCATACGAGTTCTCGGCGCCTCGATTCTTTGATTTCATCGATGGGGAGTCCGAGGAGGATGTGCGCAAGGCGGAGCTTTGGTTCCAGACCGCCCTCAGCTACGCTCCTTCCC CTTGTATGCCTAAGATCAAGGCTGGGAGATCTGTGAATATTGAAGGCTTATGTGATTTTAGTAAAGCAGACGACCAATTCCAAAAG TCATCTGAATCATCAGGTTCAACGGCTAATAATAGTCCCTCCAAAACCAAGCCCCAGACCGAGCCCACGaaaactgatatagtggaacaAGGAAAGAGCACTGGCAAGACGAAAATAGAAGACAGTGCCAATGTG GTTTCTGCCGAGGAAGATAAGAAGGATGTCTGCACTCAGGAAAATGGAAG TGTTTTAACGGGAAGAGTTTCCTCAACTGTGAAGATTGATGTGGCTAATGATACGAAGAGCACCTCTTCTGTCAAAG AAGGATTAGAGGCATGCACTCCAAAATTGCCGGCGGTTTCACAGAAGAGAAACCCACTACCAACTGATTCAAAGAAACAAGAGGCAGCCAGAAGGATAGCGAGTTCTGTTAAAAATCCATCAGCCCTGAAGCCGAAAAAACAGTTATCACAAGTCAAAGGCATCAAACCAGCCATTGTGAATAG AGATAACAATGCAAAAAATACTGCTGGCACTCCAAACTTGGCTCAAGAGAACCAGGCAATTAAGCGACAGAAGCTGGAAGGAGGAAGATCTAGACAG ATTCTTAATGTCAAACCTCAAAATTTTCCCCACAAATCAAGAATGGGTCGAATGGGCAGCTCTTCCAGTAGTCTATGCCCGTCAACTGCTAAGACCCGTAAAGAGGACAGAAAG GTTTATGTTCGAGAACCAGCAGTTCCATTTATTTCAATGGCAGAAATGATGAAGAAGTTCCAATCGAGTACGAGAGATGTATCACTGCCTCGCATGAACAATTCTCTTTCACAT GATGATGCTGCTTCTATTATGCAGAGCAAGCCCAAACTAACATTGACGAGGCCTAAGGAACCTGAACTTGAAACAGCTCAACGCGTTCGTTCCACTAGGGTAAAGAGTTCTGCTGAGCTTGAGGAAGAGATGATGGCCAAAATTCCCAAATTTAAAGCTCGACCATTGAATAAGAAG ATTCTCGAAGCCCCGACTTTACCTTCGCTACCAAGAACTACACCCCAACTACCAGAGTTTCAG GAATTTCATTTAGAAACAACAGCAAGGGCCAACCAGAATGCAGAAACATCCACAGTTGCATCAACAGAAGCTTCTCGTCAG AATCAATGGAAACCTCATCTGACTGAACCTAAAACCCCTCTACTGCAGACATCATTGAGAGCGCGTCCACCCAGAGTAAAGAGTACTTCTGAACTTGAGCAGGAGGAACTTGAAAAAGTTCCAAAATTTAAGGCTCGGCCTTTAAATAAGAGG ATATTTGAAAGTAGAGGAGATTTGGGGATGTTTTCAAACACAAAACAGCATGTGACCATACCTCAAGAATTCCATTTTGCAACAGATGAAAGAATTCCACAGCCAATAACTGTAGCTGATATTTTTGACAAG CTTTCATTGAATTCAGAATCTCGTCATAGCATTCAGATTCCAAGAACTACGATGCCAAATCCATTCCACCTCCACACTGAT GAAAGGGGagcagagaaagaaaagaaatttgtTATGGACGTCATGCAGAAACAGTTGGAAGAAGAAAGAGCTAGGATCCCCAAGGCCACTCCCTATCCGTACACCACTGATTATCCAGtg GTTCCCCCAAAACCAGAACCCAAGCAATGCACCAAACCAGAACCTTTCCAATTGGAGAGTCTGGTGAGGCATGAAGAGGAAATGCAGAGGGAAATGGAAGAAAGGCAGAGAATGGAGAGAGAAAAAGCCCAGATGAGGATGTTTAGGGCACAACCTATTTTGAAAGA CTTCTTCTGCAGGGACCCAATTCCAGTTCCAGATTTAGTACGCAAACCCCTCACTCAGGTTCAAGAATTTAACCTCCATGTCGATCATAGAGCTGTAGATAGAGCAGAATTCGACAAAAAG ATCAAGGAGAAAGAATTGATGTATAAGCGATACAGAGAGGAGACTGAGTCCGCAAAGATG ATTGAGGAAGAGAAAGCATTAAAGCAGTTGAGGAGGACAATGGTGCCGCATGCAAGACCAGTGCCTAATTTTGGCCATCCTTTCCTCCCACAAAA GTCAACTAAGGAAACAACCAAAGCAAAGTCTCCAAATTTGAGGGTaaaaaggagagagaggagaaaagCGATGGGCACTTTCACTGCAGCATCCAGTGCCGCTGCTCAAATGAGATGA
- the LOC131148228 gene encoding non-specific lipid-transfer protein A-like, whose translation MAMPNCLVCLVVLFLVSGSVVVADTELGNPPGNKDAVWDLIECARYVLGNPPGPSLDCCDLPSGLDLRAKQKKVQQKFCQCIENLAGLVSTVTGSNFDVFPEKCGLHVDIPIFGDMDWLNKTALSLSLQLTNY comes from the coding sequence ATGGCCATGCCTAATTGTCTTGTATGCCTAGTAGTTCTCTTTCTAGTTTCTGGGTCAGTCGTAGTTGCCGACACAGAGTTGGGAAACCCCCCGGGCAATAAGGACGCAGTTTGGGATCTCATTGAATGCGCCAGGTATGTATTAGGAAACCCCCCGGGTCCATCTTTGGATTGTTGTGATCTGCCCAGTGGCCTGGATTTGAGGGCAAAACAGAAGAAGGTTCAACAGAAGTTCTGTCAGTGCATTGAGAATTTGGCTGGGTTAGTGAGCACTGTAACTGGTTCTAACTTTGATGTTTTCCCAGAGAAGTGTGGACTGCACGTTGATATCCCGATTTTTGGTGACATGGATTGGCTCAACAAAACTGCGCTCTCCCTATCTCTTCAGCTTACTAACTACTAG
- the LOC131148605 gene encoding protein TPX2 isoform X2, with product MALIEDSSGMMIDEAYEFSAPRFFDFIDGESEEDVRKAELWFQTALSYAPSPCMPKIKAGRSVNIEGLCDFSKADDQFQKSSESSGSTANNSPSKTKPQTEPTKTDIVEQGKSTGKTKIEDSANVVSAEEDKKDVCTQENGSVLTGRVSSTVKIDVANDTKSTSSVKEGLEACTPKLPAVSQKRNPLPTDSKKQEAARRIASSVKNPSALKPKKQLSQVKGIKPAIVNRDNNAKNTAGTPNLAQENQAIKRQKLEGGRSRQILNVKPQNFPHKSRMGRMGSSSSSLCPSTAKTRKEDRKVYVREPAVPFISMAEMMKKFQSSTRDVSLPRMNNSLSHDDAASIMQSKPKLTLTRPKEPELETAQRVRSTRVKSSAELEEEMMAKIPKFKARPLNKKILEAPTLPSLPRTTPQLPEFQEFHLETTARANQNAETSTVASTEASRQNQWKPHLTEPKTPLLQTSLRARPPRVKSTSELEQEELEKVPKFKARPLNKRIFESRGDLGMFSNTKQHVTIPQEFHFATDERIPQPITVADIFDKLSLNSESRHSIQIPRTTMPNPFHLHTDERGAEKEKKFVMDVMQKQLEEERARIPKATPYPYTTDYPVVPPKPEPKQCTKPEPFQLESLVRHEEEMQREMEERQRMEREKAQMRMFRAQPILKEDPIPVPDLVRKPLTQVQEFNLHVDHRAVDRAEFDKKIKEKELMYKRYREETESAKMIEEEKALKQLRRTMVPHARPVPNFGHPFLPQKSTKETTKAKSPNLRVKRRERRKAMGTFTAASSAAAQMR from the exons ATGGCGTTGATAGAAGACTCCAGCGGCATGATGATTGATGAGGCATACGAGTTCTCGGCGCCTCGATTCTTTGATTTCATCGATGGGGAGTCCGAGGAGGATGTGCGCAAGGCGGAGCTTTGGTTCCAGACCGCCCTCAGCTACGCTCCTTCCC CTTGTATGCCTAAGATCAAGGCTGGGAGATCTGTGAATATTGAAGGCTTATGTGATTTTAGTAAAGCAGACGACCAATTCCAAAAG TCATCTGAATCATCAGGTTCAACGGCTAATAATAGTCCCTCCAAAACCAAGCCCCAGACCGAGCCCACGaaaactgatatagtggaacaAGGAAAGAGCACTGGCAAGACGAAAATAGAAGACAGTGCCAATGTG GTTTCTGCCGAGGAAGATAAGAAGGATGTCTGCACTCAGGAAAATGGAAG TGTTTTAACGGGAAGAGTTTCCTCAACTGTGAAGATTGATGTGGCTAATGATACGAAGAGCACCTCTTCTGTCAAAG AAGGATTAGAGGCATGCACTCCAAAATTGCCGGCGGTTTCACAGAAGAGAAACCCACTACCAACTGATTCAAAGAAACAAGAGGCAGCCAGAAGGATAGCGAGTTCTGTTAAAAATCCATCAGCCCTGAAGCCGAAAAAACAGTTATCACAAGTCAAAGGCATCAAACCAGCCATTGTGAATAG AGATAACAATGCAAAAAATACTGCTGGCACTCCAAACTTGGCTCAAGAGAACCAGGCAATTAAGCGACAGAAGCTGGAAGGAGGAAGATCTAGACAG ATTCTTAATGTCAAACCTCAAAATTTTCCCCACAAATCAAGAATGGGTCGAATGGGCAGCTCTTCCAGTAGTCTATGCCCGTCAACTGCTAAGACCCGTAAAGAGGACAGAAAG GTTTATGTTCGAGAACCAGCAGTTCCATTTATTTCAATGGCAGAAATGATGAAGAAGTTCCAATCGAGTACGAGAGATGTATCACTGCCTCGCATGAACAATTCTCTTTCACAT GATGATGCTGCTTCTATTATGCAGAGCAAGCCCAAACTAACATTGACGAGGCCTAAGGAACCTGAACTTGAAACAGCTCAACGCGTTCGTTCCACTAGGGTAAAGAGTTCTGCTGAGCTTGAGGAAGAGATGATGGCCAAAATTCCCAAATTTAAAGCTCGACCATTGAATAAGAAG ATTCTCGAAGCCCCGACTTTACCTTCGCTACCAAGAACTACACCCCAACTACCAGAGTTTCAG GAATTTCATTTAGAAACAACAGCAAGGGCCAACCAGAATGCAGAAACATCCACAGTTGCATCAACAGAAGCTTCTCGTCAG AATCAATGGAAACCTCATCTGACTGAACCTAAAACCCCTCTACTGCAGACATCATTGAGAGCGCGTCCACCCAGAGTAAAGAGTACTTCTGAACTTGAGCAGGAGGAACTTGAAAAAGTTCCAAAATTTAAGGCTCGGCCTTTAAATAAGAGG ATATTTGAAAGTAGAGGAGATTTGGGGATGTTTTCAAACACAAAACAGCATGTGACCATACCTCAAGAATTCCATTTTGCAACAGATGAAAGAATTCCACAGCCAATAACTGTAGCTGATATTTTTGACAAG CTTTCATTGAATTCAGAATCTCGTCATAGCATTCAGATTCCAAGAACTACGATGCCAAATCCATTCCACCTCCACACTGAT GAAAGGGGagcagagaaagaaaagaaatttgtTATGGACGTCATGCAGAAACAGTTGGAAGAAGAAAGAGCTAGGATCCCCAAGGCCACTCCCTATCCGTACACCACTGATTATCCAGtg GTTCCCCCAAAACCAGAACCCAAGCAATGCACCAAACCAGAACCTTTCCAATTGGAGAGTCTGGTGAGGCATGAAGAGGAAATGCAGAGGGAAATGGAAGAAAGGCAGAGAATGGAGAGAGAAAAAGCCCAGATGAGGATGTTTAGGGCACAACCTATTTTGAAAGA GGACCCAATTCCAGTTCCAGATTTAGTACGCAAACCCCTCACTCAGGTTCAAGAATTTAACCTCCATGTCGATCATAGAGCTGTAGATAGAGCAGAATTCGACAAAAAG ATCAAGGAGAAAGAATTGATGTATAAGCGATACAGAGAGGAGACTGAGTCCGCAAAGATG ATTGAGGAAGAGAAAGCATTAAAGCAGTTGAGGAGGACAATGGTGCCGCATGCAAGACCAGTGCCTAATTTTGGCCATCCTTTCCTCCCACAAAA GTCAACTAAGGAAACAACCAAAGCAAAGTCTCCAAATTTGAGGGTaaaaaggagagagaggagaaaagCGATGGGCACTTTCACTGCAGCATCCAGTGCCGCTGCTCAAATGAGATGA
- the LOC131148605 gene encoding protein TPX2 isoform X4, whose protein sequence is MALIEDSSGMMIDEAYEFSAPRFFDFIDGESEEDVRKAELWFQTALSYAPSPCMPKIKAGRSVNIEGLCDFSKADDQFQKSSESSGSTANNSPSKTKPQTEPTKTDIVEQGKSTGKTKIEDSANVVSAEEDKKDVCTQENGSVLTGRVSSTVKIDVANDTKSTSSVKEGLEACTPKLPAVSQKRNPLPTDSKKQEAARRIASSVKNPSALKPKKQLSQVKGIKPAIVNRDNNAKNTAGTPNLAQENQAIKRQKLEGGRSRQILNVKPQNFPHKSRMGRMGSSSSSLCPSTAKTRKEDRKVYVREPAVPFISMAEMMKKFQSSTRDVSLPRMNNSLSHSKPKLTLTRPKEPELETAQRVRSTRVKSSAELEEEMMAKIPKFKARPLNKKILEAPTLPSLPRTTPQLPEFQEFHLETTARANQNAETSTVASTEASRQNQWKPHLTEPKTPLLQTSLRARPPRVKSTSELEQEELEKVPKFKARPLNKRIFESRGDLGMFSNTKQHVTIPQEFHFATDERIPQPITVADIFDKLSLNSESRHSIQIPRTTMPNPFHLHTDERGAEKEKKFVMDVMQKQLEEERARIPKATPYPYTTDYPVVPPKPEPKQCTKPEPFQLESLVRHEEEMQREMEERQRMEREKAQMRMFRAQPILKEDPIPVPDLVRKPLTQVQEFNLHVDHRAVDRAEFDKKIKEKELMYKRYREETESAKMIEEEKALKQLRRTMVPHARPVPNFGHPFLPQKSTKETTKAKSPNLRVKRRERRKAMGTFTAASSAAAQMR, encoded by the exons ATGGCGTTGATAGAAGACTCCAGCGGCATGATGATTGATGAGGCATACGAGTTCTCGGCGCCTCGATTCTTTGATTTCATCGATGGGGAGTCCGAGGAGGATGTGCGCAAGGCGGAGCTTTGGTTCCAGACCGCCCTCAGCTACGCTCCTTCCC CTTGTATGCCTAAGATCAAGGCTGGGAGATCTGTGAATATTGAAGGCTTATGTGATTTTAGTAAAGCAGACGACCAATTCCAAAAG TCATCTGAATCATCAGGTTCAACGGCTAATAATAGTCCCTCCAAAACCAAGCCCCAGACCGAGCCCACGaaaactgatatagtggaacaAGGAAAGAGCACTGGCAAGACGAAAATAGAAGACAGTGCCAATGTG GTTTCTGCCGAGGAAGATAAGAAGGATGTCTGCACTCAGGAAAATGGAAG TGTTTTAACGGGAAGAGTTTCCTCAACTGTGAAGATTGATGTGGCTAATGATACGAAGAGCACCTCTTCTGTCAAAG AAGGATTAGAGGCATGCACTCCAAAATTGCCGGCGGTTTCACAGAAGAGAAACCCACTACCAACTGATTCAAAGAAACAAGAGGCAGCCAGAAGGATAGCGAGTTCTGTTAAAAATCCATCAGCCCTGAAGCCGAAAAAACAGTTATCACAAGTCAAAGGCATCAAACCAGCCATTGTGAATAG AGATAACAATGCAAAAAATACTGCTGGCACTCCAAACTTGGCTCAAGAGAACCAGGCAATTAAGCGACAGAAGCTGGAAGGAGGAAGATCTAGACAG ATTCTTAATGTCAAACCTCAAAATTTTCCCCACAAATCAAGAATGGGTCGAATGGGCAGCTCTTCCAGTAGTCTATGCCCGTCAACTGCTAAGACCCGTAAAGAGGACAGAAAG GTTTATGTTCGAGAACCAGCAGTTCCATTTATTTCAATGGCAGAAATGATGAAGAAGTTCCAATCGAGTACGAGAGATGTATCACTGCCTCGCATGAACAATTCTCTTTCACAT AGCAAGCCCAAACTAACATTGACGAGGCCTAAGGAACCTGAACTTGAAACAGCTCAACGCGTTCGTTCCACTAGGGTAAAGAGTTCTGCTGAGCTTGAGGAAGAGATGATGGCCAAAATTCCCAAATTTAAAGCTCGACCATTGAATAAGAAG ATTCTCGAAGCCCCGACTTTACCTTCGCTACCAAGAACTACACCCCAACTACCAGAGTTTCAG GAATTTCATTTAGAAACAACAGCAAGGGCCAACCAGAATGCAGAAACATCCACAGTTGCATCAACAGAAGCTTCTCGTCAG AATCAATGGAAACCTCATCTGACTGAACCTAAAACCCCTCTACTGCAGACATCATTGAGAGCGCGTCCACCCAGAGTAAAGAGTACTTCTGAACTTGAGCAGGAGGAACTTGAAAAAGTTCCAAAATTTAAGGCTCGGCCTTTAAATAAGAGG ATATTTGAAAGTAGAGGAGATTTGGGGATGTTTTCAAACACAAAACAGCATGTGACCATACCTCAAGAATTCCATTTTGCAACAGATGAAAGAATTCCACAGCCAATAACTGTAGCTGATATTTTTGACAAG CTTTCATTGAATTCAGAATCTCGTCATAGCATTCAGATTCCAAGAACTACGATGCCAAATCCATTCCACCTCCACACTGAT GAAAGGGGagcagagaaagaaaagaaatttgtTATGGACGTCATGCAGAAACAGTTGGAAGAAGAAAGAGCTAGGATCCCCAAGGCCACTCCCTATCCGTACACCACTGATTATCCAGtg GTTCCCCCAAAACCAGAACCCAAGCAATGCACCAAACCAGAACCTTTCCAATTGGAGAGTCTGGTGAGGCATGAAGAGGAAATGCAGAGGGAAATGGAAGAAAGGCAGAGAATGGAGAGAGAAAAAGCCCAGATGAGGATGTTTAGGGCACAACCTATTTTGAAAGA GGACCCAATTCCAGTTCCAGATTTAGTACGCAAACCCCTCACTCAGGTTCAAGAATTTAACCTCCATGTCGATCATAGAGCTGTAGATAGAGCAGAATTCGACAAAAAG ATCAAGGAGAAAGAATTGATGTATAAGCGATACAGAGAGGAGACTGAGTCCGCAAAGATG ATTGAGGAAGAGAAAGCATTAAAGCAGTTGAGGAGGACAATGGTGCCGCATGCAAGACCAGTGCCTAATTTTGGCCATCCTTTCCTCCCACAAAA GTCAACTAAGGAAACAACCAAAGCAAAGTCTCCAAATTTGAGGGTaaaaaggagagagaggagaaaagCGATGGGCACTTTCACTGCAGCATCCAGTGCCGCTGCTCAAATGAGATGA